One genomic region from Thermoanaerobaculia bacterium encodes:
- the secD gene encoding protein translocase subunit SecD has translation MSHQKVWTRVGLILVVLVASVAAYVASGVSRVKTDVTGETTPGLKDYLKNGIRLGLDLKGGIHLVLQVQTDDALKIETDEAVAHINEQNKEQTLKLGAVTRTGPASFSAVVNADTDIDKLQDAIKRFLPGWQYSRQGTTWAFSLGAPARKTMSEEAVQQAVETIRNRIDQFGVSEPVIAREGENRIVVQLPGVDDPRRVKDIIKSTAFLELKLVVAGPSSDQASLLAPSGGQVPPDAEIVEGNSTDQDPTSPKVYYLLQKVAAVTGRDIKNARPSQDQTNRPAVSFSLKAEGATKFDKVTGSNIGKQLAIVLDNRVQSAPRIDGRISDSGIITGSFTPERANDLALILRSGALPAGLVYLEERTVGPSLGLDSIRKGITAAVLGALLVFVAMVVYYRRSGFNAVLALILNAIILLGVLAQFGATLTLPGIAGFILTIGMAVDSNVLIFERIREELREGKTPKTAIDNGFSKAFVTIIDTHVTTVVSALFLFQFGTGPVKGFAVTLIVGLAASMFTAVYVSKTIFMLEYGSRERIESVSI, from the coding sequence GTGTCTCATCAAAAAGTCTGGACGCGGGTCGGGCTGATCCTGGTCGTCCTCGTCGCGTCGGTCGCCGCGTACGTCGCGAGCGGCGTCTCGCGGGTGAAGACGGACGTCACGGGAGAGACGACCCCCGGCCTCAAGGATTACCTGAAAAACGGAATCCGGCTCGGGCTCGACCTCAAGGGGGGCATCCACCTCGTGCTGCAGGTGCAGACCGACGACGCCCTGAAGATCGAGACCGACGAGGCGGTCGCGCACATCAACGAGCAGAACAAGGAGCAGACGCTGAAGCTCGGCGCGGTGACGCGCACCGGCCCGGCGTCGTTCTCGGCGGTCGTCAACGCGGACACCGACATCGACAAGCTGCAGGACGCCATCAAGCGCTTCCTTCCCGGATGGCAATACTCGCGCCAGGGCACGACCTGGGCGTTCTCCCTCGGCGCGCCCGCGCGCAAGACCATGTCGGAGGAGGCGGTGCAGCAGGCGGTCGAGACGATTCGCAACCGCATCGATCAGTTCGGCGTCTCCGAGCCCGTCATCGCGCGGGAGGGAGAGAACCGGATCGTCGTGCAGCTCCCCGGCGTCGACGATCCCCGGCGCGTGAAGGACATCATCAAATCGACCGCGTTCCTCGAGCTCAAGCTCGTCGTCGCCGGGCCGTCGTCGGACCAGGCGTCGCTGCTCGCCCCCTCGGGCGGCCAGGTGCCGCCGGACGCCGAGATCGTCGAGGGGAACTCCACGGACCAGGACCCGACTTCGCCGAAGGTCTATTACCTGCTCCAGAAGGTCGCCGCGGTCACCGGGCGCGACATCAAGAACGCGCGGCCGTCGCAGGACCAGACCAACCGGCCGGCGGTCTCCTTCTCGCTCAAGGCCGAGGGCGCGACGAAGTTCGACAAGGTGACCGGATCGAACATCGGCAAGCAGCTCGCCATCGTCCTCGACAACCGGGTGCAGTCCGCGCCGCGGATCGACGGGCGCATCAGCGACTCCGGGATCATCACGGGGAGCTTCACCCCCGAGCGGGCGAACGACCTCGCGCTCATCCTGCGCTCGGGGGCGCTGCCGGCCGGGCTCGTCTACCTCGAGGAGCGGACGGTCGGCCCGTCGCTCGGCCTCGACTCGATCCGGAAGGGGATCACCGCCGCGGTCCTCGGGGCGCTCCTCGTCTTCGTCGCCATGGTCGTCTATTACCGGCGCTCCGGGTTCAACGCGGTGCTCGCGTTGATCCTGAACGCCATCATCCTGCTCGGCGTGCTCGCCCAGTTCGGAGCGACGCTGACGCTCCCCGGGATCGCCGGTTTCATCCTGACGATCGGCATGGCGGTCGACTCGAACGTCCTCATCTTCGAGCGGATCCGCGAGGAGCTGCGCGAGGGGAAGACACCCAAGACCGCGATCGACAACGGCTTCTCCAAGGCGTTCGTGACGATCATCGACACGCACGTGACGACCGTCGTCTCGGCGCTCTTCCTCTTCCAGTTCGGCACCGGGCCCGTCAAGGGCTTCGCGGTCACGCTGATCGTCGGCCTCGCGGCTTCGATGTTCACGGCCGTGTACGTGTCGAAGACGATCTTCATGCTCGAGTACGGCTCGCGCGAGCGCATCGAGAGCGTCTCGATCTAG
- a CDS encoding FHA domain-containing protein, whose amino-acid sequence GTSMDDIFSAICREALESRQRDVSSFADAGLRTISERFQRRILKLDDGYYMLGLGPYNAGLVKLDFDELLLGREVPEFIGVGMPVGGFRISAPEAFLNVEVSRVHAKIWRRGTQQEPSYSIVDMRSTCGTYVNGDEIPKPDIEGASESDCAHPLRSGDFFSLGPSAVNLFLFFQKG is encoded by the coding sequence GAGGGACATCGATGGACGACATCTTCTCCGCGATCTGCCGGGAGGCGCTCGAGTCGAGACAGCGCGACGTGTCGTCGTTCGCCGACGCCGGGCTGCGCACGATCTCCGAGCGGTTCCAGCGGCGGATCCTGAAGCTCGACGACGGCTACTACATGCTCGGGCTCGGGCCGTACAATGCCGGTCTCGTCAAGCTCGACTTCGACGAGCTCCTCCTCGGACGCGAGGTGCCCGAGTTCATCGGCGTCGGGATGCCGGTCGGCGGCTTCCGCATCTCGGCGCCCGAAGCGTTCCTGAACGTCGAAGTCTCGCGCGTGCACGCGAAGATCTGGCGCCGCGGCACGCAGCAGGAGCCGAGCTATTCGATCGTCGACATGCGCTCGACGTGCGGCACCTACGTCAACGGAGACGAGATCCCGAAGCCGGACATCGAGGGCGCGAGCGAAAGCGACTGCGCGCATCCCCTCCGGTCCGGCGACTTTTTCTCGCTGGGACCGAGCGCGGTGAATCTGTTTCTGTTCTTCCAGAAGGGGTGA